In Selenomonadales bacterium, the DNA window AGGTCAGAAACAGAAGCGCGATAGAGGGACCTACTAACAGACCAAGGGCAGGGAGGTGACGCAGATGACCCTAGTAGCGGTACTGCTGCGCACTTTCGCTGCCTTTCTCTTTTTGTTCCTCATGGTGCGCTTCGTTGGCAAACAGCAGCTAAGTCAGATGACTTTCTTTGACTTTATCTCGGGCATCACCATTGGCTCTATTGCGGCGATTGCGGCAAGCGACCTGACAGTTGGCTGGGAAGCATGGGTAGCTCTCTTAGCCTGGACCGGGTTGACCGTCCTCTCTGCCGTAATAGCCCTCTCTAGCCGCAAGCTGCGCAAGCTCCTAGACGGCGAGCCGACCATTCTCGTGCATAGAGGCAAAATCCTTGAGGGAAACTTAGGCAAAGTACGTTACACAGTGGACGACCTGCGCGCTCAGTTGCGTGCCATGAACGCCTTTAGCCTAGCCGATGTGGAATACGCCATACTTGAGACTACGGGCGAACTAAGTGTGCAAAAGAGCCCGCATAAGGAGCCGCCCTCGCGCCAGGAGATAGGGCTAAAAGGCGAGTATGCCGGCATCGAAATGGAGCTTATAGTCGACGGCGAGATTATGTCTAAGAACCTCTCGGACTTAAAGAAGGATGAAGCGTGGCTCAAGCAAATGCTTAAAGCGCACGGCGTGGAGTTTGCTAGCGAAGTTTTCTACTGCTCCATAGATGAGCAGGGGCACCTGTTTGTGGACAAATACGAAGACCAAATCGCACAAATTCGCGACCCAAGCGACTACAAGTTAGACGCTTGGGTAAACATGGACAAAGAGGACAGGCGCTAGGCCTGTCCGTTTTACTTCGCAAGGTGACAAGCCACGAAATGCTCCGGCCGCACTTCTGACCACTCCGGTACTTCGCTCTTGCAGCGGTCGACAACATATGGGCAACGTGTGTGGAAGCGACACCCGGCTGGCGGGTTAATGGGGCTTGGGACATCGCCTTGCACGACAATCCGCTTACGCTCGCGCCTAGCGTCAGGCTGCGGAATAGCAGAGAGCAGTACCTGCGTATACGGATGCAGCGGCTCAGCGTAGAGCTTGTTTGAAGTTGTCATTTCAACAAGCTTGCCTAGATACATGACGCCTACTCTGTCGGAAATGTGCTTAACTACACTTAAGTTGTGCGCGATAAAGAGATACGTCAGATCGAACTCTTTCTGCAGGTCTTCCAAGAGATTGAGGATCTGCGATTGAATAGAAACATCTAGTGCCGACACCGGTTCGTCGCAGACGATTAGCTTGGGGTTAAGAGCTAGGGCTCGCGCAATGCCGATGCGCTGTCGTTGCCCGCCACTAAACTCATGCGGGTAGCGGCGGTAGTGATACGAAGCGAGCCCGACTTTTTCTAGGAGTGATTTAACTCGTGCTTCTAAGTCGGCACCCGCTACCATTTTGTGTATACGCAGCGGTTCGCCGATAATCTGCCCTACCGTGAGGCGGGGGTTAAGTGACGAGTAAGGGTCTTGGAAGATAATCTGCATATCGCGCCGCTTTAAGCGCAGTTCCCGTTTGCGCAGCTTGAGAAGGTCTTGCCCTTCGAACTTGATGCTGCCTGAGGTCGGTTCCTGCAAGCGCAAAATGGTGCGCGCTGTGGTAGTCTTGCCGCAGCCGCTCTCGCCCACCAAACCAAGTGTCTCGCCCTTGTGTACGGTGAAGCTGACGCCATCGACCGCACGTACATGGTTAACTATCCGGCGCAGGAAACCGGCGCGTATGGGAAAGTACTTAACCAGATTATTGACTTCAAGTAACAGCTCGCTCATGCCGATACCTCCCCGGTATTGTGGTCAGGTAGGGGATACCAGCAGCTGACGCGGTGCCCTTCGCCGATATCAACCTCTGGCGGGGACTCAGTGTAGCACCGCTCCTTAGCGTAAGGGCAGCGCGGGTTAAAGCGACACCCAAGCGGCATATGCATGGGGTGCGGCACTACGCCCTTAATGACGTGCAGGCGGTCGCTTTGTTTGTCGAGCCTCGGGATGGAATGGAGGAGTCCCTCGGTGTAGGGGTGCTTAGGCCGCTCGAAGAGGTCTATGGCACTGGCTTCTTCCACAATCTTGCCGGCATACATTACAACTACGCGGTCGGCGGTCTCGGCTACTACGCCGAGGTCGTGCGTAATCAGCACAATGCTCATGCCCATCTCTTGGCGCAAATCGCGAATTAGGTCGAGAATTTGGGCTTGGATAGTGACGTCAAGCGCGGTCGTAGGCTCATCCGCAATCAGGAGTTTTGGGTTGCACGCTAAGGCCATGGCAATCATCACCCTCTGTCGCATACCGCCGGAAAGTTGGTGGGGGTAATCTAGGGCGCGCCGCTCGGCACTAGGGATGCCCACTTTGCGCAACATCTCAACGGCCTTAGCGTGGGCCTTGGCCTTGTGCAGCTTTTGGTGTAGCTCGAGCGTCTCCGCAATTTGGTCGCCGATAGTAAACACGGGGTTAAGGCTCGTCATCGGTTCCTGAAAGATCATCGACATGAGATTACCGCGAATCCCCTGCATAGC includes these proteins:
- a CDS encoding DUF421 domain-containing protein, coding for MTLVAVLLRTFAAFLFLFLMVRFVGKQQLSQMTFFDFISGITIGSIAAIAASDLTVGWEAWVALLAWTGLTVLSAVIALSSRKLRKLLDGEPTILVHRGKILEGNLGKVRYTVDDLRAQLRAMNAFSLADVEYAILETTGELSVQKSPHKEPPSRQEIGLKGEYAGIEMELIVDGEIMSKNLSDLKKDEAWLKQMLKAHGVEFASEVFYCSIDEQGHLFVDKYEDQIAQIRDPSDYKLDAWVNMDKEDRR
- a CDS encoding dipeptide ABC transporter ATP-binding protein, with translation MSELLLEVNNLVKYFPIRAGFLRRIVNHVRAVDGVSFTVHKGETLGLVGESGCGKTTTARTILRLQEPTSGSIKFEGQDLLKLRKRELRLKRRDMQIIFQDPYSSLNPRLTVGQIIGEPLRIHKMVAGADLEARVKSLLEKVGLASYHYRRYPHEFSGGQRQRIGIARALALNPKLIVCDEPVSALDVSIQSQILNLLEDLQKEFDLTYLFIAHNLSVVKHISDRVGVMYLGKLVEMTTSNKLYAEPLHPYTQVLLSAIPQPDARRERKRIVVQGDVPSPINPPAGCRFHTRCPYVVDRCKSEVPEWSEVRPEHFVACHLAK
- a CDS encoding ABC transporter ATP-binding protein, which gives rise to MTERLLEVNNLKTSFRDKDGHFVPAVDGITFHVNQGETLGIVGESGCGKSVTMLSVMRLLDIPPARVEAESVKLLGQDLLAQSEKAMQGIRGNLMSMIFQEPMTSLNPVFTIGDQIAETLELHQKLHKAKAHAKAVEMLRKVGIPSAERRALDYPHQLSGGMRQRVMIAMALACNPKLLIADEPTTALDVTIQAQILDLIRDLRQEMGMSIVLITHDLGVVAETADRVVVMYAGKIVEEASAIDLFERPKHPYTEGLLHSIPRLDKQSDRLHVIKGVVPHPMHMPLGCRFNPRCPYAKERCYTESPPEVDIGEGHRVSCWYPLPDHNTGEVSA